A single region of the Neisseria zoodegmatis genome encodes:
- the fabG gene encoding 3-oxoacyl-ACP reductase FabG codes for MSENILITGSNRGIGKAVALGLAEDGYDIVVHCRSRREEAEAVAEEIRALGRQARVLQFDVSDRQQAREILTADIEANGAYYGVVLNAGLTRDNAFPAFEDEDWDQVLRTNLDGFYNVLHPVIMPMIRRRKAGRIVCMSSVSGLTGNRGQVNYSASKAGIIGAAKALAVELAKRNITVNCVAPGLIDTEIVDEHVPVDEILKAIPAARMGLPEEVAHAVRFLMDKKAAYITRQVIAVNGGLC; via the coding sequence ATGAGCGAAAACATTTTAATTACCGGCTCCAACCGCGGCATAGGCAAGGCCGTTGCCTTGGGGCTGGCTGAAGACGGCTACGATATTGTGGTGCACTGCCGCAGCCGTCGCGAAGAAGCAGAAGCTGTTGCCGAAGAAATACGCGCATTGGGCAGACAAGCACGCGTATTGCAGTTCGACGTATCCGACCGCCAACAGGCGCGGGAAATCCTGACGGCCGATATCGAAGCCAACGGCGCTTATTACGGCGTGGTGCTGAATGCCGGCTTAACGCGCGACAATGCGTTCCCTGCTTTTGAAGATGAAGACTGGGATCAAGTGCTGCGCACCAATTTGGACGGCTTTTATAACGTTTTGCACCCCGTAATCATGCCGATGATACGCCGCCGCAAAGCCGGGCGCATCGTGTGTATGTCTTCCGTATCCGGCCTTACCGGCAATCGCGGACAAGTCAATTACAGCGCATCGAAAGCAGGCATTATCGGTGCGGCCAAAGCATTGGCGGTGGAGTTGGCCAAACGCAACATCACCGTAAACTGCGTTGCTCCCGGTTTGATCGACACCGAAATTGTCGATGAGCATGTGCCCGTGGACGAAATTTTGAAAGCCATACCCGCTGCACGGATGGGTTTGCCTGAAGAAGTAGCCCATGCCGTACGCTTTTTGATGGATAAAAAAGCCGCCTACATCACGCGGCAGGTTATTGCAGTAAACGGAGGTTTATGTTGA
- a CDS encoding paraquat-inducible protein A, protein MALPAHTLDCPECGQRMELPRLHQGQEAHCPNCGYEVVEVEKNPYIAPLAYATASLVLMGFVYTMMFVTVTMAGVTSIQSLPSMMKKLILLDFGFLAEVMFVLTFGTPLLFLLLCLYVYTALWQDKAYPGLRTATRTLVRLRHWIMVDVFFISTLVAHIKLSSVAEVEYGAAFYLMFGLAVLLIRTSVSIPQHWVYYKIHRILGRNTIQTASEERVCCSRCLYFRNREEPTCGVCGADLYERRPKSIAVSMAFLMAAVVLYIPANLLPIMISSNPTTVQINTILNGIVYMWDEGDKLIAAIIFSASILVPGAKIVLLLVLNLSARYGLPAGAKTMLRIYRFTESIGKWSMIDIFVIIILMSSFHTHVARVVPGPAAVYFCLVVLLTMLSAYFFDPRLLWDKARNHQANIKRPSEKLTVKHAEYE, encoded by the coding sequence ATGGCCCTCCCCGCCCATACGCTCGACTGCCCCGAATGCGGGCAGCGTATGGAATTGCCGCGTTTGCATCAGGGGCAGGAAGCGCATTGCCCCAATTGCGGCTATGAGGTGGTGGAAGTGGAGAAAAACCCGTATATCGCGCCTTTGGCCTATGCAACGGCTTCTTTGGTGTTGATGGGTTTCGTTTACACGATGATGTTTGTTACGGTTACGATGGCGGGCGTAACGTCTATCCAGTCACTGCCGTCGATGATGAAAAAGCTGATTCTGCTTGATTTCGGTTTCTTGGCGGAAGTGATGTTTGTGCTCACATTCGGCACGCCGCTGCTTTTTTTACTGTTGTGTCTTTATGTGTACACGGCTTTGTGGCAAGACAAGGCTTATCCGGGATTGCGCACGGCAACGCGCACTTTGGTGCGTTTAAGGCACTGGATTATGGTGGACGTATTTTTCATTTCTACGCTGGTGGCACACATCAAACTTTCTTCTGTTGCAGAAGTCGAATACGGTGCGGCGTTTTATTTGATGTTCGGCTTGGCCGTGCTGCTGATCCGCACTTCCGTGTCGATTCCACAACATTGGGTATATTATAAAATCCACCGCATTTTAGGCAGAAACACCATTCAGACGGCCTCGGAAGAGCGGGTGTGTTGCAGCCGCTGTCTTTATTTCCGCAACCGCGAAGAGCCTACCTGCGGCGTGTGCGGTGCCGATCTGTATGAGCGCCGCCCCAAAAGCATTGCCGTGTCGATGGCTTTCTTAATGGCCGCCGTCGTGCTGTATATTCCGGCCAACCTTCTGCCGATTATGATTTCATCCAATCCCACCACGGTGCAGATCAACACCATTCTCAACGGCATCGTGTATATGTGGGACGAAGGCGACAAACTGATTGCCGCGATTATCTTCAGTGCCAGCATTTTGGTACCCGGTGCGAAAATCGTTTTGCTGCTGGTTTTGAACCTGAGTGCACGCTACGGCCTGCCTGCCGGTGCCAAAACCATGCTGCGGATTTACCGCTTTACCGAATCCATCGGCAAATGGTCGATGATTGATATTTTCGTCATCATTATTTTAATGAGTTCTTTCCACACCCATGTGGCACGGGTTGTGCCGGGGCCGGCTGCAGTATATTTCTGTTTGGTCGTGCTGCTGACCATGCTTTCCGCTTATTTTTTCGACCCGCGTTTATTGTGGGACAAAGCCCGTAACCACCAAGCCAACATCAAGAGGCCGTCTGAAAAGCTGACGGTAAAACACGCCGAATATGAATAA
- the pqiB gene encoding intermembrane transport protein PqiB, producing MNNHHQNEYKPVPAVVRKTNVFTSVIWLIPLIAFLVGGWLLMKEIRNKGPEVTLLMDSADGIEVNNTVVKVLSVEVGRVTHIGLQKDRKGVEVTVRLTADAKDMMRKDTQFWVVKPRIDESGISGLTTLVSGSYIAFTPGKSEETQYRFEVSDIPPITAIGQHGLRLKLVGKNDKMISVGSPVLYEDFSVGVVESADFNPKEQTVHYTIFIKSPNDKLVGKNSQFWLQNGIQIEATGGGVRIESAPIAALLSGSISFSAPIGGDKGEPAVNEDTFTVYNNRNEVENLPSERSLYYTAFFKQSVRGLKPGAPVEYKGINIGAVADVPYFAQNDSLKLLDNGWIPVRIRIEPDRMEINAEAQSQAYWRDRFQTALNKGLTATLTSDSLLTGSKMIELDDNLSSSSKLKPFANYNGNVVIASRGGGLDNLQDQLGSLLEKFNKLPLEKTVGELNGSLRELKATLNSANALISKPQTQSIPNELNKTLHELRQALQGISPQSPLYSDVQTTLQSIDKTLKEAQPVINTLKEKPNSLIFNSNVKDPIPKGSR from the coding sequence ATGAATAACCACCATCAAAACGAATATAAACCCGTGCCTGCCGTGGTGCGCAAAACCAATGTATTTACCTCTGTTATCTGGCTGATACCCTTAATCGCCTTTTTGGTAGGCGGTTGGCTGCTGATGAAAGAAATCCGCAATAAAGGGCCGGAAGTAACCCTGTTGATGGACAGCGCAGACGGCATCGAAGTCAATAATACGGTGGTGAAAGTGCTTAGCGTCGAAGTCGGCCGGGTAACCCATATCGGCCTGCAAAAAGACCGCAAAGGCGTGGAAGTTACTGTGCGCCTTACCGCCGACGCAAAAGACATGATGCGCAAAGACACCCAATTTTGGGTAGTCAAACCGCGCATCGACGAAAGCGGCATTTCCGGCCTGACCACACTCGTTTCCGGCTCTTACATCGCTTTCACCCCCGGCAAAAGCGAAGAAACCCAATACCGCTTCGAAGTTTCGGATATTCCGCCGATTACCGCCATCGGCCAGCACGGCCTACGCCTGAAACTGGTCGGCAAAAACGACAAAATGATCAGCGTAGGCAGCCCGGTTTTATATGAAGATTTCAGCGTCGGTGTGGTAGAAAGCGCCGATTTCAATCCTAAAGAACAAACCGTTCATTACACCATATTCATCAAAAGCCCCAACGACAAACTGGTCGGTAAAAACAGTCAATTCTGGCTGCAAAACGGCATTCAAATCGAAGCGACCGGCGGCGGCGTGCGGATAGAATCAGCCCCCATTGCCGCGCTGCTTTCCGGTTCGATTTCCTTCTCAGCACCGATTGGCGGAGATAAAGGCGAACCGGCCGTCAACGAAGATACGTTCACGGTGTACAACAACCGCAACGAAGTAGAAAACCTGCCGAGCGAGCGTTCTCTGTATTACACCGCATTTTTCAAACAAAGCGTGCGCGGGCTTAAACCCGGTGCGCCGGTCGAATACAAAGGCATCAATATCGGCGCAGTAGCCGACGTGCCCTATTTCGCCCAAAACGACAGCCTGAAGCTGCTGGACAACGGCTGGATTCCCGTGCGCATCCGCATCGAACCCGACCGCATGGAAATCAACGCCGAAGCCCAAAGCCAAGCATATTGGCGCGACCGTTTTCAGACGGCCTTAAACAAAGGGCTTACCGCCACCTTAACCAGCGACAGCCTGCTTACCGGCAGCAAGATGATCGAATTGGACGACAATCTCTCAAGCAGCAGCAAGCTCAAGCCTTTTGCCAATTACAACGGCAATGTCGTGATTGCCAGCCGCGGCGGCGGTTTGGATAATCTGCAAGACCAGCTTGGCAGCCTCTTGGAAAAATTCAACAAACTACCGCTGGAAAAAACCGTGGGCGAGTTGAACGGCTCATTGCGCGAGCTGAAAGCCACGCTCAATTCTGCCAATGCCTTAATCAGCAAACCGCAAACCCAAAGCATTCCTAACGAGTTGAATAAAACTCTGCACGAACTGCGCCAAGCATTGCAAGGTATTTCGCCGCAATCGCCTCTTTACAGCGATGTTCAAACAACCCTGCAAAGCATTGATAAAACGCTGAAAGAAGCCCAGCCCGTCATCAACACGTTAAAAGAAAAACCCAATTCATTAATTTTTAACAGCAATGTTAAAGACCCCATCCCGAAAGGAAGCCGCTGA
- a CDS encoding PqiC family protein, translating to MRKLIVIGALLALSACATPVPQYFTLPDSQYIHPGRSSNEVAVRVYLAEPLNNGGLVYQTDAYHVNFARNHLWAVALDNALASGFSNKLNRLNPNYTFVPAARSSSSQTLKIYVEAFQGSYQGKTFVSGYALWPNGQSRPFHVETEQHGDGYKAMVESLNFGLEKASEAVVR from the coding sequence ATGCGTAAATTGATAGTGATTGGCGCCCTACTCGCATTAAGCGCCTGCGCCACCCCCGTGCCGCAATACTTTACCTTGCCCGACAGCCAATACATCCACCCCGGCCGAAGCAGCAATGAAGTCGCCGTGCGCGTTTATCTGGCAGAACCTCTAAACAACGGCGGCTTGGTTTATCAAACCGATGCCTATCATGTGAACTTCGCCCGCAACCACTTGTGGGCAGTCGCACTCGATAACGCTTTGGCTTCTGGTTTCAGTAACAAGCTGAACCGATTGAATCCGAACTACACATTTGTGCCCGCAGCACGCAGCAGCAGTTCGCAAACGCTGAAAATTTATGTGGAAGCTTTTCAAGGAAGCTATCAAGGCAAAACATTCGTCAGCGGCTATGCACTTTGGCCGAATGGCCAGAGCCGCCCCTTTCACGTTGAAACAGAACAACACGGCGACGGTTATAAAGCGATGGTGGAATCTTTAAACTTTGGGCTGGAAAAAGCATCGGAAGCAGTAGTCCGTTAA
- a CDS encoding transposase, producing MTAAILTNHLLSGTFKNAGQFVAFAGLSPHQRQSGTSVNAKGGITRFGNRRLRAALYMPAMVAYARGYFPEFTKRLKQKKKKSKVIITAIMRKLAVIAFNLYKNKTTYQPERYKAV from the coding sequence TTGACAGCGGCCATCCTAACAAACCATCTCTTATCCGGCACATTCAAAAACGCCGGTCAATTTGTCGCCTTTGCCGGATTAAGTCCGCATCAAAGACAATCAGGAACAAGCGTCAATGCCAAAGGCGGCATAACCCGTTTTGGCAACAGACGTTTGCGAGCCGCATTATATATGCCTGCTATGGTCGCTTACGCTCGCGGATACTTTCCCGAATTTACAAAGCGGCTGAAACAAAAGAAGAAAAAATCAAAAGTCATTATCACGGCTATCATGCGAAAACTGGCAGTTATCGCCTTTAATCTTTACAAAAATAAAACAACGTATCAGCCGGAACGTTATAAGGCCGTCTGA